From a single Archocentrus centrarchus isolate MPI-CPG fArcCen1 unplaced genomic scaffold, fArcCen1 scaffold_35_ctg1, whole genome shotgun sequence genomic region:
- the LOC115776616 gene encoding Fc receptor-like B, with product MEEDDSSAGWTLRRNTSKKQRTQCGDGWGKPAGSSCNISYIDPLESGVYWCESREGAISNMVNLTVSGGSVILQSPVLPVMEGDDVTLLCQTKTTPSNLPAAFYKDGSLIREQPTGHMTIQHVSRSDEGLYKCDISGHGESPS from the exons ATGGAA gaggacgacagctctgctggatggactctgaggagaaacacaagcaaaaagcagaggactcagtgtggagatgggtggggaaaaccagctggttcttcctgtaacatcagctacatTGATCCACTGGagagtggagtttactggtgtgagtccagagagggtgccatcagtaacatggttaacctcacagtctctg gtggatcagtgatcctgcagagtcctgtcctccctgtgatggagggagatgacgtcactctgctctgtcaaacaaagaccactccctccaacctcccagctgctttctataaagatggctccctcatcagggagcagcctacaggtcacatgaccatccagcatgtttccaggtctgatgaaggcctctacaagtgtgacatcagcggtcatggagagtctccatcc